The genomic region TTACCAAAATCGTATACCCAGGCTTGAACTTGAAAAGAGAAATAGAAGGATAAAAGTTAAAAAAATTTTTTTCAACATAATTAATCCTTTGATAGAATTCTATCATTAAAAAAACAATTTTTCAACTATTCAGATTTGCCTGAACTTGTTTCAAAATATTTAGTTTCAGGCAAAGATGGTTCTAAGCACTAATCCATAAATTTATTCTCAAGTTCTAACAAGAGTTTTAAAATAGGAAACGAAATCCTTAACAAATTTTAATGCTTCTTCCTCTGTTAATATAGACCACCATGTATCAACGCTTAGCTGAAGATCATTTTCTAAGTCAATATCAAGATGATGAAACTTTCCATTCTGGTCATAAACTAATTTATGATTAAAAGGAATTTCCTTGTCCTGTTTAACTTTGAAGTTTATTAAGTCATAATTTTTAAACCTTCTAAAGTCTCCTTTAAAGAGACTTATGCTGACATTTTTGGTAATATTAACTCCGTATTTGTCGTACTTTGTTGGTTCCTGGTAATAATAACAAATATATTGAGTAAAAGTTGAAGCAGGGACTCTTTTAAATTCAGCTTTAATAAATTTTTTACCTGAAATATCTTCTATCTTTTCCTTCGGGAATATCTCGCATGGATTTAAAGACCCCTTAAATACAGATTGATAATCTATTTTCTGGAATGGTTGCTCAACAGATTTTTCTTTAGCTTCAGTAGGTGCATAGGTTTCTTTAATTGTCTCTTGTTTGCTGATGGTGCCTTTCTCTTTCAGCAAGAAAATACCCATAAAGACTATTACTAAAACTACAGCGATTATTATCAAGTAAATTTTAAAATTTTTCATAAAAATACCCTCCTGCTTTAAATTTCCAGCAACAATAAAAAATACCATTTAATAGTTTTTGTTTCAATAGTGTTTATGAATTTATAAAAAATTTTTATAATCGTTAATCTTGCAGTTTGAATTTAAAAATTATACAGTTGGAATAAGAATAAAATATAAAACAGGAGGAAGCAGAATGGATAAGAAAGTATTATTAGTATTTTTAGCAATTGCTTTTCTTGTCTTGTTTGCATCACAAACTCAGGCTCTTGTTCCTCTACGCTGTGGCAATGTATTGCTTGGCGGATTTCCTGAGGCTCAATCTCCTGATGGTTTTATTCTTGGAATGGGAGGTGTATATGGTCGCGCAAAAAATGTAAAAGTAGGAGATGTGATATGTGTGAGATTTAATTTAATGCACAATTCAAACAAAGTTATTAAGTTTGACTCAAATGGAGTGTTTGTAGGGGCAAGATTGAATTCAACCAACGACGCCAATAACAGAGATTTTGGGCATCAATACAGAAACTACTCATGGTCACTGAATCAAAAATTTATTAATTTTGAAGCAACAAAAATTGTTGACCGTCCTGGTGTATGGAGGTTCTGGCCTGCCTATCATATTAACGGACATTATGGACCATTCAGATGGCATGAAGTGGTCGTTAATGTAGGGAATTAAAAAATATAAGCCTCATAGGCAATTGCCTATGAGGCTTCTTTCATGTAATCTAAACTATCAGCAGCCTCTACATTTTAGAATAACTTCTTTCTTTGAAGGATTTATTGAGGCATAACTTGCCTCCCGCATTTTACGCAAAACTTTGCTCCCGGGGGAATGACAGCTCCGCACTCACAATGTTGGGCTGTTGAAGGCTTTTTTTCTGTTTGAGCTTCCTCTTCTTTTATCTCAACTTTCTTCCCACACTTAACACAAAATTTAGAACCTTCAGGAATTATAGCTCCACATTCACATAAATTTGTAGCTTTTGATTCTGCCTTCAATCCTTCAATTTCCTGCTGCGTTTTTGCTTGAATCTCAAGGATTTCCTGTTCTTTTTCTTTAATCTGCCTCTCAAATTCTTTAATTGCTTCTGCTTTTTCTTTAAGCTTATCTATATCAATAGTCTCAGAATTAATCATTTCATAAACAATACTACCCAATTCTTCAAAGGCTTTTCTTTTTTGTTCCTGAATTTTACTTATCTGTCCTTTTATTTTTGTTATTTCAAGTGTTTCTTTTGCTTTGATGCTTACCTTATCTATGCCTTCCTTGAGTTTGTCAAAAAACTCTACCATGCTTAATCTCCTTATTCAGGAAATTTTGTCCCGCATTCTTTACAAAAGACATTGCCTGCTTCATTTTTTGCTCCACACTCAGGGCAGAATTTAAATGCTGATTCCGGTGGTTTCTTAACAGAGGTAGTTACAGAAGCTTCACTCTGTGTAAGAGAGTAAACATTTACAGCAACTGCAGCAAGCAAAAGAAGCAAGGTAAGATAAAAACCAAGTAAAAAATCAAGCTGAATAAGTCCCTGTGATTTCTGCACCAACTCATTTTCAAGTTTAAATTTTTGAAGTATTACAAATATAAAACCTGCTACTGCTGATATGCTTGTAGTAAGTGAGCCTATTCTGCCTTTTACAAAACTTAAAACAAGACCCGTAATAACACAAACAAGTGCAAGGATAACATATAGTTGAGGGTCAATTTTTCCCTCCTTTGGTGATTTAGAAGGAACATTTTGCATTCCATATTGCCCCATTCCAAACTGGCTTTTAAACATCTGGGGTTCTTCAAGAGTTTTTCCTGTGACAAATTGAATTCCACTTATACTTGCAATTTTGTAGTTCTGACATGATACATTTACCCAGG from Thermodesulfovibrio sp. 3907-1M harbors:
- a CDS encoding zinc ribbon domain-containing protein, producing the protein MVEFFDKLKEGIDKVSIKAKETLEITKIKGQISKIQEQKRKAFEELGSIVYEMINSETIDIDKLKEKAEAIKEFERQIKEKEQEILEIQAKTQQEIEGLKAESKATNLCECGAIIPEGSKFCVKCGKKVEIKEEEAQTEKKPSTAQHCECGAVIPPGAKFCVKCGRQVMPQ
- a CDS encoding zinc ribbon domain-containing protein, with the translated sequence MFRRVISPALYGLIVICFFLPWVNVSCQNYKIASISGIQFVTGKTLEEPQMFKSQFGMGQYGMQNVPSKSPKEGKIDPQLYVILALVCVITGLVLSFVKGRIGSLTTSISAVAGFIFVILQKFKLENELVQKSQGLIQLDFLLGFYLTLLLLLAAVAVNVYSLTQSEASVTTSVKKPPESAFKFCPECGAKNEAGNVFCKECGTKFPE